In Thermothelomyces thermophilus ATCC 42464 chromosome 2, complete sequence, a single window of DNA contains:
- a CDS encoding TAF5-like protein — protein sequence MAPPKPRPLPLAPTQLPHNAIVDYGSQIALQVTDYLKKKGFTKTEAVFRQETAYLGPDGRPAQRSEDPGPKRYLKAFVLLRNWIENNLEIYKFELRKLLWPVFIYSYLELVAQGYTDEAQHLLETLRPQFEAVHHETLALLATVTLPQHVNENETTRLYRENKYRIPLNQSLSGNLFHFLEREADEGGATITYILQTHCSVETSARGPIEPYSFEAIYRRAQNLDLDEVDAQEGIPGVFTGVSNRDVLDTSAKLKLGPMPLEPELRDDVRAELEEEDQRHPPADGRPTLVEEFDKRIKREESADAPSRADLPLPPSRARDVVMEMQKVRENRDRFRIEGRTGGIGIPVSACMFTFHNTLGSVSCMDFSNDHQLVAVGTMDSYIRVWSLDGKPLPSSLENEKDLKVNNRKLIGHSGPVYGVSFSDSIANLKRNIYGENDEKKPDTSTKLLLSCSADGQVRLWSLEVWACLCIYKSHLGPVFRVLWSPHGHYFATAGWDKTVRVFSQDHASAQRLMVGHDTSISALAWHPNGTYVFSASDEMDKTIRMWSVTTGNCVRVFTGHTHYISALQCAHNGTILASADAGGNIMLWDIDKGTRIKQCRGHGKGGIPSLSFSAESNVLVSGGLDGTVRVWDVELPADPNKANPLTGGTSQPAAQADGTVTGDTIAVGGSSDGRSITVGGQAAPAASASTSGGGVGTGGGGGGGGKKKGKEVQITPDQISAFATKKTPVMKVQFTRMNLIVAGGCYDPER from the exons ATGGCCCCTCCCAAGCCGCGGCCTCTGCCGCTCGCTCCTACTCAGCTGCCGCACAACGCCATTGTGGACTATGGCTCACAGATTGCCCTCCAGGTCACCGACTACCTGAAGAAGAAAGGTTTTACCAAAACCGAGGCTGTTTTCCGTCAAGAGACGGCCTATCTCGGCCCCGATGGGAGGCCTGCGCAGCGAAGCGAGGACCCGGGCCCGAAGAGATACCTTAAAGCCTTTGTGTTGTTGAGGAATTGGATTGAGAACAATCTTGAGATTTACAAG TTTGAGCTCAGGAAGCTTCTCTGGCCCGTCTTCATCTACTCCTACCTGGAACTTGTCGCCCAAGGTTACACTGATGAAGCGCAACACCTGCTGGAAACCCTACGGCCGCAGTTTGAAGCCGTACACCACGAGACCTTAGCGCTCCTGGCTACGGTCACGCTGCCTCAGCACGTCAACGAAAACGAGACGACCAGGCTCTACCGCGAGAACAAGTACCGCATTCCGCTGAATCAGTCGCTCTCCGGCAACCTCTTCCACTTTCTAGAACGCGAGGCGGACGAGGGCGGAGCGACGATCACTTACATTCTCCAAACCCACTGCAGTGTTGAAACGAGCGCCCGCGGGCCAATCGAACCATACAGTTTCGAAGCCATCTACCGCCGTGCCCAGAACCTTGACCTCGACGAGGTCGACGCTCAGGAGGGCATTCCAGGCGTCTTCACCGGTGTCTCCAACCGTGATGTCCTGGACACCAGTGCCAAGCTCAAGCTCGGCCCGATGCCGTTGGAGCCCGAGTTGAGGGACGATGTCCGGGCCGAgctcgaagaagaagaccagCGGCATCCACCGGCCGACGGCCGACCTACGCTGGTCGAAGAATTCGACAAGCGCATCAAGCGCGAGGAGAGCGCAGACGCGCCTTCTCGAGCGGACCTGCCCCTTCCTCCCTCGCGTGCTAGGGATGTGGTGATGGAGATGCAGAAGGTGCGCGAGAACCGCGACCGGTTCCGGATTGAGGGTCGCACGGGTGGCATTGGCATCCCAGTCTCGGCATGCATGTTTACTTTCCACAACACTTTGGGGAG CGTTTCTTGCATGGACTTCTCCAACGACCACCAGCTCGTGGCTGTCGGCACGATGGACTCATACATCCGCGTGTGGTCTCTGGACGGCAAGCCGCTGCCGAGCAGCCTCGAGAACGAGAAAGACCTCAAGGTCAACAACCGCAAACTCATTGGGCACTCCGGGCCTGTCTACGGGGTGTCGTTCTCGGATTCCATCGCGAACCTCAAGCGGAACATTTACGGTGAAAACGACGAGAAGAAGCCGGATACGAGCACCAAGCTGCTCCTCTCATGTTCGGCGGACGGCCAAGTCCGCCTCTGGTCTCTGGAAGTGTGGGCATGCCTATGCATCTACAAGTCGCACCTCGGTCCGGTATTCCGCGTTCTGTGGAGCCCCCACGGCCACTACTTCGCCACGGCTGGATGGGACAAGACCGTCCGCGTCTTCTCCCAGGACCACGCGTCGGCGCAGCGCCTCATGGTCGGCCACGACACCAGCATTTCGGCGCTGGCGTGGCATCCCAACGGCACCTATGTGTTCTCCGCCTCGGACGAGATGGACAAGACGATTCGCATGTGGTCCGTCACCACCGGCAATTGCGTGCGTGTGTTCACCGGCCACACCCACTACATAAGCGCCCTTCAGTGCGCCCACAATGGTACGATATTAGCCAGCGCCGATGCTGGAGGGAACATCATGCTCTGGGACATCGACAAGGGCACGCGCATCAAACAATGCCGCGGCCACGGCAAGGGAGGGATCCCGTCACTCAGCTTCAGCGCCGAGTCGAACGTCCTTGTGTCAGGCGGCCTAGATGGTACTGTCCGCGTCTGGGACGTCGAGCTGCCCGCGGACCCCAACAAGGCCAATCCTCTCACGGGTGGAACAAGCCAGCCGGCCGCTCAGGCGGACGGGACGGTGACGGGCGACACCATCGCTGTCGGCGGTTCCTCGGATGGCCGCAGCATCACGGTGGGCGGCCAGGCAGCACCTGCGGCCAGCGCGAGCACATCCGGGGGAGGAGTTGGCActggcggaggcggcgggggAGGTGGTAAGAAGAAAGGCAAGGAGGTTCAAATAACACCGGACCAGATCAGTGCTTTTGCGACCAAGAAGACGCCGGTCATGAAGGTGCAGTTCACACGCATGAACCTAATTGTGGCTGGTGGCTGCTATGACCCCGAACGGTAG